One genomic window of Micromonospora sp. WMMD1128 includes the following:
- a CDS encoding alanine--tRNA ligase-related protein: MTSDEITRIFEDHYHRLGHRDAPESSLVPPPGDPVLFTTSGMHPLTPYLLGRPHPGGRRLANVQRCLRTTDLDEVGDRTHLTVFQMLGSWSLGDYDIATSLRWGFELLTDGYGIPARKLHATVFGGDDHLDPDATAWDTWTALGVPVEALGEENWWSNGPTGPCGPDSEIFVWTGDGPPTGRPSGDDRWVEVWNHVQMSHHRHPDGRLTRLPLTSIDTGMGRERLEMVLRGDRSVFTGDGLGPWAGAVRDRWDLAGTDLRVVADHLRAAVVVLGDGVRPGNTGRGYVLRRLLRRALTVLWRDDPTRSLGDLPVTLHADTMRRFRQPVDPGPLPELLCDEEHRFRGLLRRGRPLVDRVRARGPLTERDYHWLHDTHGLPRDLVDGLLADAG, encoded by the coding sequence ATGACATCCGACGAGATCACCCGCATCTTCGAAGACCACTACCACCGCCTCGGTCACCGGGACGCGCCGGAGAGTTCCCTGGTGCCGCCGCCGGGCGACCCGGTGCTGTTCACCACGTCCGGCATGCACCCGCTCACGCCGTACCTGCTGGGGCGCCCGCACCCCGGCGGACGGCGACTGGCGAACGTGCAGCGGTGCCTGCGCACCACCGACCTGGACGAGGTCGGCGACCGTACCCACCTGACCGTGTTCCAGATGCTCGGCTCCTGGTCGCTCGGCGACTACGACATCGCGACCAGCCTGCGCTGGGGCTTCGAGCTGCTCACCGACGGCTACGGCATTCCGGCGCGAAAACTGCACGCGACGGTCTTCGGCGGCGACGACCACCTCGACCCGGACGCGACCGCGTGGGACACCTGGACCGCGCTCGGCGTGCCGGTGGAGGCGCTGGGCGAGGAGAACTGGTGGTCCAACGGGCCGACCGGCCCCTGTGGGCCGGATTCGGAGATCTTCGTGTGGACCGGTGACGGCCCGCCGACCGGCCGCCCGAGCGGCGACGACCGCTGGGTGGAGGTGTGGAACCACGTGCAGATGAGCCACCACCGCCACCCCGACGGTCGGCTCACTCGGCTGCCGCTGACCAGCATCGACACCGGGATGGGGCGGGAGCGGCTGGAGATGGTGCTGCGCGGCGACCGGTCCGTCTTCACCGGCGACGGGTTGGGCCCGTGGGCGGGCGCGGTCCGCGACCGGTGGGACCTGGCCGGCACGGACCTGCGCGTGGTCGCGGACCACCTGCGCGCCGCGGTGGTCGTGCTCGGCGACGGGGTACGCCCGGGCAACACCGGCCGGGGGTACGTGCTGCGCCGGCTGCTGCGCCGCGCGCTCACCGTGCTGTGGCGCGACGACCCGACGCGGAGCCTCGGCGACCTGCCGGTGACCCTCCACGCGGACACGATGCGCCGGTTCCGCCAGCCGGTCGACCCGGGCCCGCTGCCCGAGCTGCTGTGCGACGAGGAGCACCGGTTCCGCGGGCTGCTGCGGCGCGGCCGACCTCTCGTCGACCGGGTCCGGGCGCGGGGTCCGTTGACCGAACGCGACTACCACTGGCTGCACGACACCCACGGGCTGCCCCGCGACCTGGTCGACGGCCTGCTCGCCGACGCCGGTTGA
- a CDS encoding ATP-binding protein translates to MTGYEVRTDEETVSLLGTEVRIVDPAGLLAAAADGPVEMLAGADFPTPVREVRCTVRADIADGQPVHRFEAYLRVEAAPAGLLALGLAGPVGLLLAERLAAGGDGPAAAVGRAAAGAGRRLGLRPAGAALVAPPRDPAGREVLRAAEAAGLRPRVDQDNGTVRIRVDVPSADVGPEHLRALLGVVFQAVRELTGDNVEPTVLRGRTYLVGRRTVAVAGPRSATVTLDQVGGLADVVARFREVAVSFRHPQAMARWGARRPQGILMYGPPGTGKTMLARALANEVGADFVEIRTPEILDKFLGGSERNIKRIFRDARRYRRPTVMLFDEFDSIISYAGAGGDAASQAVNAVAGIFKQEMNTLFEENPDVIVVATTNFPQRVDASLIRSGRFDLKIAIPAPDESGRAEILTKMIRELIDRHERPGFRMFAADVDPAALAVDTAGLTGADLREALRRVQLAKALREATEGAPPAPIDQGDLREAVAGLGRG, encoded by the coding sequence ATGACCGGGTACGAGGTGCGGACGGACGAGGAGACGGTGTCGTTGCTCGGCACCGAGGTGCGCATCGTCGACCCGGCCGGGCTGCTCGCCGCCGCCGCGGACGGGCCGGTGGAAATGCTGGCCGGCGCGGACTTCCCCACCCCGGTGCGGGAGGTCCGCTGCACCGTGCGTGCCGACATCGCCGACGGGCAGCCGGTGCACCGCTTCGAGGCGTACCTGCGGGTGGAGGCCGCGCCGGCCGGTCTGCTCGCCCTCGGGCTGGCCGGGCCGGTCGGTCTGCTGCTCGCCGAGCGGCTCGCCGCGGGCGGGGACGGCCCGGCCGCGGCGGTGGGCCGGGCGGCGGCCGGTGCGGGCCGCCGGCTCGGGCTGCGCCCTGCCGGCGCCGCGCTCGTCGCGCCGCCACGCGACCCGGCCGGCCGGGAGGTGTTGCGCGCCGCCGAGGCCGCCGGCCTGCGTCCCCGCGTGGACCAGGACAACGGCACGGTACGCATCCGCGTCGACGTCCCGAGCGCCGACGTCGGTCCGGAGCACCTGCGCGCGCTGCTCGGCGTGGTGTTCCAGGCCGTCCGCGAGCTGACCGGCGACAACGTGGAGCCGACCGTGTTGCGCGGGCGGACGTACCTGGTGGGGCGGCGAACGGTGGCGGTGGCCGGGCCGCGCAGCGCGACGGTGACCCTCGACCAGGTCGGCGGCCTGGCCGACGTGGTCGCGCGGTTCCGCGAGGTGGCGGTGTCGTTCCGGCATCCGCAGGCGATGGCCCGCTGGGGCGCGCGCCGGCCGCAGGGCATCCTGATGTACGGCCCGCCGGGCACCGGCAAGACCATGCTTGCCCGGGCCCTGGCGAACGAGGTCGGCGCGGACTTCGTGGAGATCCGCACCCCGGAGATCCTGGACAAGTTTCTCGGCGGCTCGGAGCGCAACATCAAGCGCATCTTCCGCGACGCCCGCCGCTACCGCCGGCCCACCGTGATGCTCTTCGACGAGTTCGACTCGATCATCAGCTACGCGGGCGCGGGCGGCGACGCGGCGAGCCAGGCGGTCAACGCGGTCGCCGGCATCTTCAAGCAGGAGATGAACACGCTGTTCGAGGAGAACCCCGACGTCATCGTGGTGGCCACCACCAACTTTCCGCAGCGTGTCGACGCCTCGCTGATCCGCTCCGGCCGCTTCGACCTGAAGATCGCCATTCCGGCGCCGGACGAGTCCGGCCGCGCGGAGATCCTCACCAAGATGATCCGGGAGCTGATCGACCGGCACGAGCGGCCCGGCTTCCGGATGTTCGCCGCCGACGTGGACCCCGCCGCCCTCGCCGTGGACACGGCCGGGCTCACCGGCGCGGACCTGCGCGAGGCGTTACGCCGGGTGCAACTCGCCAAGGCACTCCGGGAGGCCACGGAGGGCGCGCCGCCGGCCCCGATCGACCAGGGCGACCTGCGGGAGGCCGTTGCCGGGCTGGGCCGCGGCTGA